Proteins encoded within one genomic window of Ovis aries strain OAR_USU_Benz2616 breed Rambouillet chromosome 1, ARS-UI_Ramb_v3.0, whole genome shotgun sequence:
- the ZFP69 gene encoding zinc finger protein 69 homolog isoform X1, whose translation MLQQLLITLPTEASTWVKLHHPEKAKEGAPLWEVVTKMFEGGALLSQDADETQGESLKDELIPRTPTADSQELLTFKDISVDFTQEEWGQLAPAHRNLYREVMLENYGNLVSVGCQLSKPSVISQLEKGEEPWMTEKEGPGDPSSDLESKTETSASNAKYNILQKQLYHGMMMERLMRDDVIYSTLKKVSKYDDELEKHQDHHGRNVRQTIMIHKKRSQETYKFGKNIVSSNVVIEQRLRKCDTPRKRNKCKSDLITHPTSYVRVKTYECNICEKAFKQPIHLTEHMRIHTGEKPFRCKECGRAFSQSASLTTHQRIHTGEKPFECEECGKAFRHRSSLNQHHRTHTGEKPFICDKCQKAFSQNISLIQHLRTHSGEKPFTCNECGKTFRQIRHLSEHIRIHTGEKPYACTACCKTFSHRAYLTHHQRIHTGERPYKCKECGKAFRQRIHLSNHKTVHTGVKAYECNRCGKAYRHDSSFKKHQRHHTGEKPYECNECGKAFSYNSSLTRHHEIHKRNVFQNHI comes from the exons ATGCTGCAGCAGCTCCTGATCACCCTGCCCACCGAGGCCAGCACGTGGGTGAAGCTGCACCATCCGGAGAAGGCCAAGGAGGGGGCGCCCCTGTGGGAGGTTGTGACCAAGATGTTTGAAGGAGGAG CTCTGCTATCTCAGGATGCTGATGAGACCCAGGGAGAAAGTTTAAAGGATGAATTGATCCCCAGGACCCCAACAGCAGACTCCCAG GAACTGTTGACCTTCAAAGACATATCTGTGGACTTCACCCAGGAGGAGTGGGGGCAGCTGGCGCCTGCTCACCGGAATCTGTACCGGGAGGTGATGCTGGAGAACTATGGGAATCTGGTCTCAGTGG GTTGTCAGCTTTCCAAACCTAGTGTGATTTCCCAGTTGGAGAAAGGAGAAGAGCCATGGATGACAGAGAAAGAAGGcccaggagatcccagttcag actTGGAGAGTAAAACAGAAACCAGTGCATCAAATGcaaaatacaacattttacaAAAACAGTTATATCATGGCATGATGATGGAAAGGTTAATGAGAGATGATGTCATTTATTCCACATTGAAGAAAGTCTCAAAATATGATGACGAGTTAGAAAAGCACCAGGATCACCATGGAAGAAATGTGAGACAAACCATTATGATCCATAAGAAGAGAAGCCAAGAAACTTACAAATTTGGCAAAAATATTGTTAGTTCAAATGTTGTTATAGAACAGAGGCTCCGTAAGTGTGACACAcctagaaagagaaacaaatgcaaaTCAGATTTGATTACTCATCCAACAAGTTACGTAAGAGTGAAAACCTATGAATGTAATATATGTGAAAAGGCCTTCAAACAACCCATTCACCTTACTGAACACATgagaattcatactggtgagaaaccttTCAGATGTAAAGAATGTGGTAGGGCCTTCAGTCAAAGTGCGTCCCTTACCACACACCAGAGAATCCATACTGGTGAGAAGCCCTTTGAATGTGAAGAATGTGGCAAAGCCTTCAGACATCGCTCGTCTCTTAATCAGCATCATAGAACCCACACTGGGGAGAAACCCTTCATATGTGATAAATGTCAGAAAGCTTTCAGCCAGAACATTAGCTTGATCCAGCATTTGAGAACTCATTCTGGAGAGAAACCCTTTACGTGCAATGAATGTGGGAAAACCTTTAGACAGATTAGACACCTTAGTGAACATATAAGAATTCATACTGGGGAGAAGCCCTATGCATGCACTGCATGTTGTAAAACCTTTAGTCATAGAGCTTATCTGACGCATCACCAGAGAATCCATACTGGGGAGAGACCCtacaaatgtaaagaatgtgggaaagcctttaggCAGAGGATACACCTTAGCAACCATAAAACTGTTCATACAGGAGTGAAAGCATATGAATGCAACCGCTGTGGAAAAGCGTACAGGCATGATTCATCCTTTAAGAAACATCAGAGGCATCACACAGGAGAAAAACCTtatgaatgtaatgaatgtggaaaagccttcagcTATAATTCATCACTTACTCGACACCATGAAATACACAAGAGAAATGTCTTCCAAAATCATATCTGA
- the ZFP69 gene encoding zinc finger protein 69 homolog isoform X2 translates to MLENYGNLVSVAGCQLSKPSVISQLEKGEEPWMTEKEGPGDPSSDLESKTETSASNAKYNILQKQLYHGMMMERLMRDDVIYSTLKKVSKYDDELEKHQDHHGRNVRQTIMIHKKRSQETYKFGKNIVSSNVVIEQRLRKCDTPRKRNKCKSDLITHPTSYVRVKTYECNICEKAFKQPIHLTEHMRIHTGEKPFRCKECGRAFSQSASLTTHQRIHTGEKPFECEECGKAFRHRSSLNQHHRTHTGEKPFICDKCQKAFSQNISLIQHLRTHSGEKPFTCNECGKTFRQIRHLSEHIRIHTGEKPYACTACCKTFSHRAYLTHHQRIHTGERPYKCKECGKAFRQRIHLSNHKTVHTGVKAYECNRCGKAYRHDSSFKKHQRHHTGEKPYECNECGKAFSYNSSLTRHHEIHKRNVFQNHI, encoded by the exons ATGCTGGAGAACTATGGGAATCTGGTCTCAGTGG CAGGTTGTCAGCTTTCCAAACCTAGTGTGATTTCCCAGTTGGAGAAAGGAGAAGAGCCATGGATGACAGAGAAAGAAGGcccaggagatcccagttcag actTGGAGAGTAAAACAGAAACCAGTGCATCAAATGcaaaatacaacattttacaAAAACAGTTATATCATGGCATGATGATGGAAAGGTTAATGAGAGATGATGTCATTTATTCCACATTGAAGAAAGTCTCAAAATATGATGACGAGTTAGAAAAGCACCAGGATCACCATGGAAGAAATGTGAGACAAACCATTATGATCCATAAGAAGAGAAGCCAAGAAACTTACAAATTTGGCAAAAATATTGTTAGTTCAAATGTTGTTATAGAACAGAGGCTCCGTAAGTGTGACACAcctagaaagagaaacaaatgcaaaTCAGATTTGATTACTCATCCAACAAGTTACGTAAGAGTGAAAACCTATGAATGTAATATATGTGAAAAGGCCTTCAAACAACCCATTCACCTTACTGAACACATgagaattcatactggtgagaaaccttTCAGATGTAAAGAATGTGGTAGGGCCTTCAGTCAAAGTGCGTCCCTTACCACACACCAGAGAATCCATACTGGTGAGAAGCCCTTTGAATGTGAAGAATGTGGCAAAGCCTTCAGACATCGCTCGTCTCTTAATCAGCATCATAGAACCCACACTGGGGAGAAACCCTTCATATGTGATAAATGTCAGAAAGCTTTCAGCCAGAACATTAGCTTGATCCAGCATTTGAGAACTCATTCTGGAGAGAAACCCTTTACGTGCAATGAATGTGGGAAAACCTTTAGACAGATTAGACACCTTAGTGAACATATAAGAATTCATACTGGGGAGAAGCCCTATGCATGCACTGCATGTTGTAAAACCTTTAGTCATAGAGCTTATCTGACGCATCACCAGAGAATCCATACTGGGGAGAGACCCtacaaatgtaaagaatgtgggaaagcctttaggCAGAGGATACACCTTAGCAACCATAAAACTGTTCATACAGGAGTGAAAGCATATGAATGCAACCGCTGTGGAAAAGCGTACAGGCATGATTCATCCTTTAAGAAACATCAGAGGCATCACACAGGAGAAAAACCTtatgaatgtaatgaatgtggaaaagccttcagcTATAATTCATCACTTACTCGACACCATGAAATACACAAGAGAAATGTCTTCCAAAATCATATCTGA